One Burkholderia pyrrocinia DNA segment encodes these proteins:
- the ctlX gene encoding citrulline utilization hydrolase CtlX: MNLVSIQAPAAVVMIRPHRFLPNPQTAADNAFQRTAGGSTDTSSVSAAARDEVTAAAQSLADAGVRVHVFDDHGERDTPDSVFPNNWFSTHPGGHVALYPMHSPNRRRERRADIVEMLKAEYRVQDVIDYSGLEYDDVFLEGTGAMVLDHVARIAYTARSRRADPVALERFCTHFNFEPICFDTADADGRPIYHTNVMMSVATEFAMVGLDLIADRRRRAEIAQRLTETGRAVIALDQSQIANFAGNTLELSGRNGRVLALSRRAFDCLTRDQRATIERSARLLPLDVPTIELAGGSVRCMLAGIHLARRATAPDAIAVESAASPRETTPQI; encoded by the coding sequence ATGAATCTCGTATCGATCCAGGCGCCGGCCGCCGTCGTGATGATCCGGCCGCACCGCTTCCTGCCGAACCCGCAGACCGCGGCCGACAACGCGTTCCAGCGCACGGCCGGCGGCTCAACCGACACGTCGTCGGTGTCCGCGGCCGCGCGCGACGAAGTCACGGCCGCCGCGCAATCGCTCGCCGATGCGGGCGTGCGCGTGCACGTGTTCGACGACCACGGCGAGCGCGACACGCCCGACTCCGTGTTCCCGAACAACTGGTTCTCGACGCATCCGGGCGGCCACGTCGCGCTGTATCCGATGCACAGCCCGAACCGCCGCCGCGAGCGGCGCGCGGACATCGTCGAGATGCTGAAGGCCGAGTATCGCGTGCAGGACGTGATCGACTATTCGGGGCTTGAATACGACGACGTGTTCCTGGAAGGCACCGGCGCGATGGTGCTCGACCACGTCGCACGGATCGCGTACACCGCGCGTTCGCGCCGTGCCGACCCGGTCGCGCTCGAACGCTTCTGCACGCACTTCAATTTCGAGCCGATCTGCTTCGATACGGCCGATGCCGACGGGCGCCCGATCTATCACACGAACGTGATGATGAGCGTCGCGACGGAGTTCGCGATGGTCGGCCTCGACCTGATCGCCGACCGCCGGCGTCGCGCCGAGATCGCGCAACGCCTCACCGAAACGGGACGTGCGGTGATCGCGCTCGATCAGTCGCAGATTGCGAACTTCGCGGGTAATACGCTGGAATTGTCGGGAAGAAACGGGCGCGTGCTTGCGCTGTCGCGGCGCGCATTCGATTGCCTCACGCGCGACCAGCGCGCGACGATCGAGCGCTCCGCGCGGCTGCTTCCGCTCGACGTGCCGACGATCGAACTGGCCGGCGGGTCGGTGCGCTGCATGCTCGCGGGGATTCATCTCGCGCGGCGGGCAACCGCGCCGGATGCGATCGCCGTGGAATCGGCCGCATCGCCACGCGAGACGACGCCGCAGATCTGA
- a CDS encoding Hsp70 family protein, whose protein sequence is MKRYTVGIDLGTSNTVVAYVEAGSDAIRVFDVEQLVGPGAVAAQPLLPSVRYHPAAGELAADALRLPWQAAGARDAAARSGGGRDGGSAGRDSGAGDALPPVIGRYARTLGAQVPGRLVSSAKSWLSHASVDRLAAILPWGAADGVDKVSPVDASASYLAHVRDAWDARFPDAPLAKQDVILTVPASFDDGARALTVEAARRAKLPALRLLEEPQAAFYDWLYGQRATLRDTFAEARRVLICDVGGGTTDLTLVDVAPGDDGEPTFTRVGVGNHLMLGGDNMDLALARLVETRLTEPGTRLSAASLSQLVERCRAAKERLLGDDAPASVTVTLLGAGSKLVGGARSAELTRQEVEQIVVDGFFPQVAAGELPRRARAAIVEFGLPYASDPAVTRHVAAFLNRHAEGPLPDTLLLNGGVFRAGALAGRLAQTLGAWRGAPLDVLHNAHPDVAVARGAVAYGLARAGHAPRIGGGSARSYFLVLDDGADDAAARGVCLLPRGAEEGREIRLEDRTFALQLGQPVRFHLVSTVAETAYRPGDLVELDGGDFVRLPPIATVVERQAGSDARETPVKLTASLTEVGTLEMHCIATDDAARRWRLEFQLRSDAPAHGGDDAPARHPRLDQAIELIERSFGSKAADVTPKDTRRLRAQLEQVLGAREEWDVALARELFDALLVRARRRRRSADHERAWLNLAGYCLRPGFGHPLDAWRIEQLWPLFDDGIQYVNDAQVWSEWWTLWRRVAGGLDDDAQTQVRDAIAFLEPSDDKRRKLPFDPGKVGPADMTRLSASLERLPVERKVELAERLIAQLQKPAERALCAWALGRIGARRPFYGSAHSVVPAEVARGWLDALFALDWKQVEPAAFAAAQIARMTGDRSRDLPDDTRDAVIKRLSAANASAAWIDMVREAIAFDEADTVRVFGETLPAGLKLLAG, encoded by the coding sequence ATGAAGCGCTATACGGTCGGCATCGACCTCGGCACGAGCAATACGGTCGTCGCATACGTCGAAGCCGGCTCCGACGCGATCCGCGTGTTCGACGTCGAGCAGCTCGTCGGCCCCGGCGCGGTGGCCGCGCAGCCGCTGCTGCCGTCGGTGCGCTATCACCCGGCGGCCGGTGAGCTCGCGGCGGACGCGTTGAGGTTGCCGTGGCAGGCGGCCGGCGCGCGCGACGCGGCCGCCCGTTCGGGCGGCGGCCGTGACGGCGGGTCAGCCGGTCGTGACAGCGGCGCTGGTGACGCGCTGCCGCCCGTGATCGGCCGCTATGCGCGCACGCTCGGCGCGCAGGTGCCGGGCCGGCTCGTGTCGAGCGCGAAGAGCTGGCTGTCGCACGCGTCGGTCGACCGGCTCGCGGCGATCCTGCCGTGGGGCGCGGCCGACGGCGTCGACAAGGTGTCGCCGGTCGACGCGAGCGCGAGCTATCTCGCGCATGTGCGCGACGCGTGGGACGCACGTTTTCCCGACGCGCCGCTCGCGAAGCAGGACGTGATCCTGACGGTGCCCGCGTCGTTCGACGACGGCGCGCGCGCGTTGACGGTCGAAGCTGCGCGGCGCGCGAAGCTGCCCGCGCTGCGGCTGCTGGAAGAGCCGCAGGCCGCGTTCTACGACTGGCTGTACGGCCAGCGCGCGACGTTGCGCGACACGTTCGCCGAGGCGCGGCGCGTGCTGATCTGCGACGTCGGCGGCGGCACGACCGACCTCACGCTCGTCGATGTCGCACCGGGCGACGACGGCGAGCCGACCTTTACGCGCGTCGGCGTCGGCAACCACCTGATGCTCGGCGGCGACAACATGGACCTCGCGCTCGCGCGCCTGGTCGAAACGCGGCTGACCGAGCCCGGCACGCGGCTGTCGGCCGCGAGCCTGTCGCAGCTCGTCGAGCGCTGCCGCGCCGCGAAGGAGCGGCTGCTCGGCGACGACGCACCGGCGTCCGTCACCGTCACGCTGCTCGGCGCGGGCAGCAAGCTCGTCGGCGGCGCGCGCTCGGCCGAGCTGACGCGGCAGGAAGTCGAGCAGATCGTCGTCGACGGCTTCTTTCCGCAGGTCGCGGCCGGCGAACTGCCGCGTCGCGCGCGGGCCGCGATCGTCGAATTCGGGTTGCCGTATGCGAGTGACCCGGCCGTCACGCGGCACGTCGCCGCGTTCCTGAACCGTCATGCGGAAGGCCCGCTGCCCGACACGCTGCTGCTCAACGGCGGCGTGTTCCGTGCGGGTGCGCTTGCCGGCCGTCTTGCGCAGACGCTCGGCGCGTGGCGCGGCGCGCCGCTCGACGTGCTGCACAACGCGCATCCGGACGTGGCGGTCGCGCGCGGCGCGGTGGCCTACGGGCTTGCGCGTGCCGGGCATGCGCCGCGCATCGGCGGCGGTTCCGCGCGCAGCTATTTCCTCGTGCTCGACGACGGTGCCGATGACGCGGCCGCACGCGGTGTCTGCCTGCTGCCGCGCGGTGCGGAAGAGGGCCGCGAGATCCGGCTCGAGGATCGTACGTTCGCGCTGCAGCTCGGGCAGCCGGTGCGTTTCCACCTCGTGTCGACGGTGGCCGAGACCGCGTACCGGCCCGGCGATCTCGTCGAACTCGATGGCGGCGATTTCGTGCGGCTGCCGCCGATCGCGACGGTCGTCGAGCGGCAGGCGGGCAGCGATGCGCGCGAAACGCCGGTGAAGCTCACCGCGTCGCTGACCGAGGTCGGCACGCTCGAAATGCATTGCATCGCGACCGACGACGCGGCACGCCGCTGGCGGCTCGAATTCCAGTTGCGCAGCGATGCGCCGGCACACGGCGGCGACGATGCACCTGCGCGGCATCCGCGGCTTGACCAGGCCATCGAACTGATCGAGCGCTCGTTCGGCAGCAAGGCCGCGGACGTTACGCCGAAGGACACGCGCCGGTTGCGCGCGCAGCTCGAACAGGTGCTCGGCGCGCGCGAAGAATGGGACGTCGCGCTCGCGCGCGAGCTGTTCGACGCGTTGCTTGTGCGGGCGCGGCGCCGTCGACGCTCGGCCGATCACGAACGCGCGTGGCTGAACCTCGCCGGTTATTGCCTGCGCCCGGGCTTCGGTCATCCGCTCGATGCATGGCGCATCGAGCAGCTGTGGCCGCTGTTCGACGACGGGATTCAATACGTGAACGACGCTCAGGTGTGGTCGGAGTGGTGGACGCTGTGGCGGCGCGTGGCCGGCGGCCTCGACGACGATGCGCAGACGCAGGTGCGCGACGCGATCGCATTCCTCGAACCGTCCGACGACAAGCGGCGCAAGCTGCCGTTCGATCCGGGCAAGGTCGGCCCGGCCGACATGACGCGGTTGTCGGCGTCGCTCGAACGGCTGCCCGTCGAGCGCAAGGTCGAGCTGGCCGAGCGCCTGATCGCGCAATTGCAGAAGCCGGCCGAACGCGCGCTTTGTGCGTGGGCGCTCGGGCGCATCGGCGCGCGCCGGCCGTTCTACGGCAGCGCGCACAGTGTCGTGCCTGCGGAAGTCGCCAGGGGCTGGCTCGATGCGCTGTTCGCGCTCGACTGGAAGCAGGTCGAGCCGGCGGCGTTCGCGGCCGCGCAGATTGCACGGATGACCGGCGACCGTTCACGCGACCTGCCGGACGATACGCGCGACGCGGTGATCAAGCGTCTGTCGGCCGCGAATGCGTCGGCGGCCTGGATCGACATGGTGCGCGAAGCGATCGCGTTCGACGAAGCTGACACGGTGCGCGTGTTCGGCGAAACGCTGCCGGCCGGGTTGAAGCTGCTGGCGGGGTGA
- a CDS encoding Hsp70 family protein yields the protein MSDPRYSIGIDLGTTHCALSYVDSAASDGETITQQVLPIAQLTAPGALESRDLLPSFLYLPHESELTQGDLTLPWTTSRGFAVGEMARTRGAGTPIRLVSSAKSWLCHPGVDRRAAILPSDAPPEVSRVSPLESSIRYLTHLREAWDHTHPDAPFADQDVTVTIPASFDPAARELTAEAARAAGYTRMTLLEEPQAALYSWIQKSEGGWRKQVQVGDLILCVDVGGGTTDLSLIAVVERDGNLELHRVAVGEHILLGGDNMDLALAHVVARKLAQQGTQADPWQLRALTYACRAAKETLLSDPTTDAVPLVVPSRGSKLIGGSIRTELTRAELTQTILEGFFPQVDAAARPVSRARVGLTQLGLPYAQDAGITRHLAAFLGRQVAALDTLEGVQRTLPQGATFLHPTAVLFNGGVFKSTLLTQRVLDTLNSWLAAEGAAPARLLAGADLDLAVARGAAYYGFVKRGRGVRIRGGTARAYYVAIESAMPAVPGLEPPVQALCVAPFGMEEGSDAALPPQEFGLVVGEPVQFRFFGSSVRRQDQVGTLLDYWSPEELQELEEIQATLPAEGRTVGEIVPVKLHARVTEAGTLELEAIPSGTNERWKVEFDVRGAA from the coding sequence GTGAGCGATCCGCGCTATTCGATCGGCATCGACCTCGGTACGACCCACTGCGCGCTGTCGTATGTCGACAGCGCCGCGAGCGACGGCGAAACAATCACGCAGCAGGTGCTGCCGATCGCGCAGCTCACCGCGCCCGGCGCGCTGGAGTCGCGCGACCTGCTGCCGTCGTTCCTCTATCTGCCGCATGAAAGCGAACTGACGCAGGGCGACCTGACGCTGCCGTGGACGACTTCGCGCGGCTTCGCGGTCGGCGAGATGGCGCGCACCCGCGGCGCCGGCACGCCGATCCGCCTCGTGTCGAGCGCGAAGAGCTGGCTGTGCCACCCGGGCGTCGACCGCCGCGCGGCGATCCTGCCGAGCGATGCGCCGCCCGAAGTGTCGCGTGTGTCGCCGCTGGAAAGCTCGATCCGCTACCTGACGCACCTGCGCGAAGCGTGGGACCACACGCATCCCGACGCGCCGTTCGCCGACCAGGACGTGACGGTGACGATCCCCGCATCGTTCGACCCGGCCGCGCGTGAACTGACGGCCGAGGCCGCGCGCGCCGCCGGCTACACGCGGATGACGCTGCTCGAAGAGCCGCAGGCCGCGCTGTATAGCTGGATCCAGAAGAGCGAAGGCGGCTGGCGCAAGCAGGTGCAGGTCGGCGACCTGATCCTGTGCGTCGACGTCGGCGGCGGCACGACCGACCTGTCGCTGATCGCGGTGGTCGAGCGCGACGGCAATCTCGAACTGCATCGTGTGGCGGTCGGCGAGCACATCCTGCTCGGCGGCGACAACATGGACCTCGCGCTCGCGCACGTGGTCGCGCGCAAGCTCGCGCAGCAGGGCACGCAGGCCGATCCGTGGCAACTGCGCGCGCTCACGTACGCATGCCGTGCCGCGAAGGAAACGCTGCTGTCCGACCCGACGACCGACGCGGTGCCGCTCGTCGTGCCGAGCCGCGGCTCGAAGCTGATCGGCGGTTCGATCCGCACGGAGCTCACGCGCGCGGAACTGACGCAGACGATCCTCGAAGGCTTCTTCCCGCAGGTCGATGCGGCCGCGCGCCCGGTGAGCCGCGCGCGCGTCGGCCTGACGCAGCTCGGCCTGCCGTATGCGCAGGACGCGGGCATCACGCGCCATCTCGCGGCGTTCCTCGGCCGCCAGGTCGCGGCGCTCGACACGCTCGAAGGCGTGCAGCGCACGCTGCCGCAGGGCGCGACATTCCTGCATCCGACGGCCGTGCTGTTCAACGGCGGTGTGTTCAAGTCGACGCTGCTCACGCAGCGCGTGCTCGATACGCTCAATAGCTGGCTCGCCGCCGAAGGCGCGGCGCCCGCGCGCCTGCTCGCAGGTGCCGATCTCGATCTCGCGGTCGCGCGTGGCGCGGCGTACTACGGCTTCGTGAAGCGCGGCCGTGGCGTGCGCATTCGCGGCGGCACGGCGCGCGCGTACTACGTCGCGATCGAATCGGCGATGCCCGCGGTGCCGGGGCTCGAACCGCCGGTGCAGGCGCTGTGCGTCGCGCCGTTCGGGATGGAGGAAGGCTCGGACGCGGCGCTGCCGCCGCAGGAGTTCGGCCTCGTCGTCGGCGAACCGGTGCAGTTCCGCTTCTTCGGTTCGTCGGTGCGGCGCCAGGACCAGGTCGGCACACTGCTCGACTACTGGTCGCCGGAAGAGCTGCAGGAGCTGGAAGAAATCCAGGCGACGCTGCCTGCCGAAGGGCGCACGGTCGGCGAGATCGTGCCGGTGAAGCTGCATGCGCGCGTGACCGAAGCCGGCACGCTCGAACTCGAGGCGATCCCGAGCGGCACGAACGAGCGCTGGAAGGTCGAGTTCGACGTGCGCGGCGCCGCCTGA
- a CDS encoding DUF2760 domain-containing protein has translation MPESNLSFFGRLSLAVGTFFSVLGNREFAAGVLRVRDGAPAPVAPAAAPAPAPAPVPVKAPAPELREASPQAALQLLGLLQRDARFIDFVEEDIAGYADADIGAAARLVHDGCRAALREHFTIVPVRDEAEGSRVTLPAGFDATAVRVTGNVVGSAPFTGTVSHRGWRVSDVRLPKLTGSPDASVVAPAEVEL, from the coding sequence ATGCCCGAATCCAACCTGTCCTTCTTCGGCCGGCTGTCGCTTGCCGTCGGCACGTTCTTCTCCGTGCTCGGCAACCGCGAATTCGCGGCCGGCGTGCTGCGCGTGCGCGACGGCGCCCCGGCACCGGTCGCGCCGGCAGCCGCACCGGCCCCGGCGCCCGCGCCTGTGCCCGTGAAGGCACCGGCGCCCGAACTGCGCGAAGCGAGCCCGCAGGCCGCGCTGCAACTGCTCGGCCTGCTGCAGCGCGATGCGCGCTTCATCGACTTCGTCGAGGAAGACATCGCCGGCTACGCGGACGCCGACATCGGTGCGGCCGCACGCCTCGTGCACGACGGTTGCCGCGCCGCGCTGCGCGAACACTTCACGATCGTGCCGGTGCGCGATGAGGCGGAAGGCAGCCGCGTGACGCTGCCGGCCGGCTTCGACGCGACGGCCGTACGCGTGACCGGCAACGTGGTCGGCTCGGCGCCGTTCACGGGCACGGTCAGCCATCGCGGCTGGCGCGTGTCCGACGTGCGCCTGCCGAAGCTGACGGGCAGCCCCGACGCATCGGTGGTCGCACCGGCGGAGGTGGAACTGTGA
- a CDS encoding Rrf2 family transcriptional regulator: MRTDSRLSRMLHALIHMDQADGPLTSETIATMLATNPVVVRRLLGGLRDCGYVQSEKGHGGGWVLSVALDDITLLDVYRAVGEPPLFSDLVPEDEPECLVEQAVNAHLSATLKDAEASLLARFGEVTLGMLSRDFEAKAALRGYTR, encoded by the coding sequence GTGAGAACCGACAGCCGTTTGTCGCGCATGCTGCATGCGCTGATCCACATGGACCAGGCCGACGGCCCGCTGACGTCGGAGACGATCGCGACGATGCTGGCCACGAATCCGGTCGTCGTGCGGCGCCTGCTCGGCGGCTTGCGCGATTGCGGCTACGTGCAGTCGGAGAAAGGGCACGGCGGCGGCTGGGTGCTGAGCGTCGCCCTCGACGACATCACGCTGCTCGACGTCTATCGCGCAGTGGGCGAGCCGCCGCTGTTTTCCGATCTGGTGCCGGAGGACGAGCCCGAATGCCTGGTCGAACAGGCCGTCAACGCGCATCTGTCGGCGACACTGAAGGATGCCGAAGCGTCGCTGCTGGCGCGCTTCGGCGAAGTCACGCTCGGCATGCTGTCGCGCGATTTCGAAGCGAAGGCCGCGCTGCGGGGCTACACGCGCTGA
- a CDS encoding NAD(P)/FAD-dependent oxidoreductase has product MSTHHEVIVIGGSFAGLSAAMQLARARRRVLVIDAGRPRNRFAEHAHGFFGQDGKPPAQIVAEAVAQLDAYPTVQRIDGEVRTAERDADGRFHVTLSDGSRASADRLILATGIRDELPALPGLVERWGISVLHCPYCHGYEVSDQRLGVLATHPLSVHQAILIPDWGPTTWFTQGVVDANEEEAALLDARGVRIERSPVVEILGDAPHIEALRLADGQVVPIDALFVGARTVMASDLAQQLGCAFDEGPLGAAIRVDTWKQTSVAGVFAAGDASSLMTNATFASASGVAAGVGAHRSLIFGLHA; this is encoded by the coding sequence ATGTCTACTCACCATGAAGTCATCGTGATCGGCGGCAGCTTTGCGGGGCTGTCGGCCGCGATGCAGCTTGCGCGGGCGCGACGCCGCGTGCTCGTGATCGATGCCGGCCGGCCGCGCAACCGCTTTGCCGAACACGCGCACGGTTTTTTCGGGCAGGACGGCAAGCCGCCCGCGCAGATCGTTGCCGAAGCCGTCGCGCAACTGGACGCGTATCCGACCGTGCAGCGGATCGACGGTGAAGTGCGCACGGCCGAGCGCGATGCCGACGGCCGCTTCCACGTGACGCTGTCGGACGGCAGCCGCGCGAGCGCCGACCGGCTGATCCTCGCGACCGGCATCCGCGACGAACTGCCGGCGCTGCCAGGGCTCGTCGAACGCTGGGGCATCAGCGTGCTGCATTGTCCGTATTGCCATGGGTACGAGGTGAGTGACCAGCGGCTCGGCGTGCTCGCCACGCATCCGCTGTCCGTGCATCAGGCGATCCTGATCCCGGACTGGGGCCCGACGACGTGGTTCACGCAGGGCGTGGTCGACGCGAATGAAGAAGAAGCCGCGTTGCTTGACGCGCGCGGCGTGCGCATCGAGCGGTCGCCGGTCGTCGAGATCCTGGGCGATGCGCCGCATATCGAAGCGTTGCGGCTCGCCGACGGGCAGGTCGTGCCGATCGATGCGCTGTTCGTCGGCGCGCGCACGGTAATGGCCAGCGATCTCGCGCAGCAGCTCGGCTGTGCGTTCGACGAAGGGCCGCTCGGCGCCGCGATTCGCGTCGACACGTGGAAGCAGACGAGCGTCGCCGGCGTGTTTGCCGCCGGCGACGCATCGAGCCTGATGACCAATGCGACGTTCGCGTCGGCGTCGGGGGTGGCGGCGGGGGTCGGTGCGCACCGGTCGTTGATTTTCGGGCTGCACGCTTGA
- a CDS encoding LysR substrate-binding domain-containing protein has translation MLDLDDLRLVRAIGASRSLAAAARLLDLTPPAVTIRLQRMEARLSARLAVRQSKGIALTDEGQRLYQEAVDILERVEALPVSISGDHGDVQGTLRVVAPFGFGRKYVARIVRDVQRAHPKLEISLHLSESPLTSASAADVVVHVGSLKSSSWIGYPLAPNERFLCASPAYARRIKELNHPSDLARYDCLCLRENDEDIPRWRFSPSGNGQREPRRSTVIRVSGALSSNDGTVITEWALAGLGIVERSEWDVAPLLANGKLVRLLPDWSLPPAPVTALLPSRTGRSARQRIFLEAARQFLDPPPWRGKA, from the coding sequence ATGCTCGATCTCGACGACCTTCGACTCGTTCGCGCGATCGGCGCGTCGCGTTCATTGGCCGCTGCCGCGCGCCTGCTCGATCTCACGCCGCCCGCGGTCACGATTCGCCTGCAGCGGATGGAAGCGCGATTGAGTGCACGGCTCGCCGTGCGGCAGTCGAAAGGGATCGCGTTGACCGACGAAGGGCAACGGCTGTACCAGGAAGCCGTCGATATTCTCGAGCGCGTGGAGGCGCTGCCGGTCAGCATCTCGGGCGACCACGGCGACGTGCAAGGCACGCTGCGCGTCGTCGCCCCGTTCGGCTTCGGGCGCAAGTACGTCGCGCGGATCGTGCGCGACGTGCAACGCGCGCATCCGAAGCTCGAAATCTCGCTCCACCTGTCGGAGAGCCCGTTGACGAGCGCGTCGGCGGCCGATGTGGTCGTGCATGTCGGCAGCCTCAAGTCCTCTTCGTGGATCGGCTATCCGCTGGCGCCCAACGAGCGTTTCCTGTGTGCGAGCCCCGCGTACGCACGCCGCATCAAGGAGCTGAATCATCCGTCCGACCTGGCTCGATACGACTGCCTGTGTCTGCGCGAGAACGACGAGGACATCCCGCGCTGGCGCTTCTCGCCAAGCGGCAACGGTCAACGCGAGCCCCGACGGTCCACCGTCATCCGTGTCTCGGGCGCGCTGTCCTCCAACGACGGCACCGTCATCACCGAATGGGCATTGGCCGGGCTCGGGATCGTGGAACGCTCGGAATGGGACGTCGCCCCGCTGCTGGCGAATGGCAAGCTCGTCCGGTTGCTGCCCGACTGGAGCCTGCCGCCCGCGCCGGTGACGGCGCTGTTGCCGTCGCGCACCGGCCGCTCCGCACGGCAGCGGATTTTTCTCGAAGCCGCGCGGCAGTTTCTCGATCCGCCACCGTGGCGCGGCAAAGCATGA
- a CDS encoding DSD1 family PLP-dependent enzyme — protein MHIQTLNTPAALIDVGRMRRNIDRMQAHLDALGVRFRPHVKTTKCRHVVDAQIAAGAHGITVSTLKEAEQFFAGGVRDIVYAVGMVPTKLSQALALRRQGCDLKIVADSLQAAHAIAEFGREHGERFEVWIEVDVDGHRSGVPPEGDGLIDVGRALVDGGMMLGGVLAHAGSSYDYNTRDALVAIAEQERSRTVRAAERLRAAGLPCPVVSIGSTPTALSADNLDGVTEVRAGVYVLFDLVMHNIGVCELSDIALSVLTTVIGHQEEKGWAIVDAGWMAMSRDRGTQRQARDFGYGQVCSEDGEVLGDYVVSAANQEHGIVSRIGSPDTGIAQRFPIGTRLRILPNHACATGAQHPEYQAIGEGGTVHAWPRFYGW, from the coding sequence GTGCACATTCAAACCCTCAACACCCCGGCCGCATTGATCGATGTCGGCCGCATGCGTCGCAACATCGACCGCATGCAGGCGCATCTGGACGCACTCGGCGTCAGGTTCCGGCCGCACGTCAAGACCACCAAATGCCGGCACGTCGTCGACGCGCAAATCGCGGCGGGTGCGCACGGCATCACGGTGTCGACGCTCAAGGAAGCCGAGCAGTTCTTCGCGGGCGGCGTCCGGGACATCGTCTATGCGGTCGGCATGGTGCCCACCAAACTGAGCCAGGCGCTCGCGCTGCGCCGGCAGGGCTGCGACCTGAAGATCGTCGCCGACAGCCTGCAGGCCGCGCACGCAATCGCCGAATTCGGGCGCGAGCACGGCGAGCGTTTCGAAGTCTGGATCGAGGTCGACGTCGACGGCCACCGCTCGGGCGTCCCGCCTGAAGGCGACGGGCTGATCGACGTGGGCCGCGCACTGGTCGACGGCGGAATGATGCTGGGCGGGGTCCTGGCTCACGCGGGCTCCAGCTACGACTACAACACGCGGGACGCGCTGGTGGCGATCGCCGAACAGGAGCGCAGCCGCACCGTGCGGGCCGCGGAGCGACTCAGGGCCGCCGGGTTGCCCTGCCCGGTCGTAAGTATCGGTTCGACGCCCACCGCCCTGTCGGCGGACAACCTCGACGGTGTCACCGAGGTCCGCGCCGGCGTGTATGTGCTGTTCGACCTCGTCATGCACAACATCGGCGTGTGCGAGCTGTCCGACATCGCGTTGTCGGTGCTGACCACCGTCATCGGACACCAGGAAGAGAAAGGCTGGGCGATCGTCGACGCGGGCTGGATGGCGATGAGCCGCGACCGCGGAACGCAGCGACAGGCGCGCGATTTCGGCTACGGGCAGGTCTGCTCCGAAGACGGCGAAGTACTCGGCGACTACGTCGTGAGCGCAGCGAACCAGGAGCACGGCATCGTGTCGCGTATCGGCTCGCCCGACACGGGCATCGCGCAGCGATTTCCGATCGGAACGCGCCTGCGCATCCTGCCGAATCACGCGTGCGCCACCGGCGCGCAACACCCCGAATATCAGGCAATCGGCGAAGGCGGCACCGTACACGCGTGGCCGCGCTTCTACGGATGGTGA
- a CDS encoding ornithine cyclodeaminase family protein has product MPTDARLLLLDRDAVEPALQAEHVMAAVREAFVLHGQRAGRVFPVVREKLHTGGVFGIKSGDVASQDLLGFKAAGFWPGNRARGGEPHQATVALFDPATGRPLCIMDGNAITTARTGAAGGLGLQLLARRDSTRICVFGTGVQARVQLDYALRLLPQRCAVQYVNRNGEPDPVFESAFRERCAIRVARDRNDAVADSDVVITATPGGGALFDADAVQPGTHLTCVGADTAGKRELPAGVLERARVFVDDHDQARSIGECQWAPDLPRTEIGDLLAGTASVDRSPSEITVFDMTGLALQDLTVARFLYEQALENGTGISVPWPW; this is encoded by the coding sequence ATGCCGACAGACGCCCGACTCCTTCTTCTCGACCGCGATGCCGTCGAACCCGCCCTTCAGGCCGAGCACGTGATGGCTGCGGTGCGGGAAGCCTTTGTGCTGCACGGCCAAAGGGCCGGACGCGTGTTCCCGGTGGTCCGCGAGAAACTGCACACCGGTGGTGTATTCGGCATCAAGTCGGGCGACGTCGCGAGCCAGGATCTGCTCGGGTTCAAGGCGGCCGGATTCTGGCCCGGCAACCGGGCCCGCGGCGGCGAGCCGCATCAGGCAACCGTCGCGCTGTTCGATCCGGCCACGGGCCGCCCGCTCTGCATCATGGACGGCAACGCGATCACCACCGCGCGGACCGGTGCCGCCGGCGGCCTCGGGCTGCAACTGCTGGCCCGCCGCGACAGCACGCGGATCTGCGTGTTCGGCACGGGCGTGCAGGCGCGCGTCCAGCTCGACTATGCGCTCAGGCTGCTGCCGCAACGTTGCGCGGTGCAGTACGTGAACCGCAACGGCGAGCCGGACCCGGTGTTCGAATCGGCGTTCCGCGAACGATGCGCGATCCGCGTCGCTCGCGACCGGAACGACGCGGTGGCCGATAGCGACGTGGTCATCACGGCAACGCCCGGCGGCGGCGCCTTGTTCGATGCGGATGCGGTTCAACCGGGCACCCATCTGACCTGCGTGGGCGCCGACACTGCGGGCAAGCGCGAACTTCCGGCCGGCGTGCTGGAACGTGCGCGCGTTTTTGTGGACGATCACGATCAGGCGCGCAGCATTGGCGAGTGTCAGTGGGCGCCGGATCTGCCGCGCACCGAAATCGGCGACCTGCTCGCCGGGACGGCGTCGGTCGACCGCTCGCCGAGCGAGATCACCGTATTCGACATGACCGGACTCGCACTCCAGGACCTGACCGTCGCGCGCTTTCTGTATGAGCAGGCCCTTGAAAACGGCACGGGGATCTCAGTTCCGTGGCCCTGGTAA